One window from the genome of Macaca fascicularis isolate 582-1 chromosome 7, T2T-MFA8v1.1 encodes:
- the GPX2 gene encoding glutathione peroxidase 2 — protein MAFIAKSFYDLSAISLDGEKVDFNTFRGRAVLIENVASLUGTTTRDFTQLNELQCRFPRRLVVLGFPCNQFGHQENCQNEEILNSLKYVRPGGGYQPTFTLVQKCEVNGQNEHPVFAYLKDKLPYPHDDPFSLMTDPKLIIWSPVRRSDVAWNFEKFLIGPEGEPFRRYSRTFPTINIEPDIKRLLKVAI, from the exons ATGGCTTTCATTGCCAAGTCCTTCTATGACCTCAGTGCCATCAGCCTGGATGGGGAGAAGGTAGATTTCAATACGTTCCGGGGCAGGGCCGTGCTGATTGAAAATGTGGCTTCACTCTGAGGCACAACCACTCGGGACTTCACCCAGCTCAACGAGCTGCAATGCCGCTTTCCCAGGCGCCTGGTGGTCCTTGGCTTCCCTTGCAACCAATTTGGACATCAG GAGAACTGTCAGAATGAGGAGATCCTGAACAGTCTCAAGTATGTCCGTCCTGGGGGTGGATACCAGCCTACTTTCACCCTTGTCCAAAAATGTGAGGTGAATGGGCAGAATGAGCATCCTGTCTTCGCCTACCTGAAGGACAAGCTCCCCTACCCTCATGATGACCCATTTTCCCTCATGACCGATCCCAAGCTCATCATTTGGAGCCCCGTGCGCCGTTCAGATGTGGCCTGGAACTTTGAGAAGTTCCTCATAGGGCCGGAGGGAGAGCCCTTCCGACGCTACAGCCGCACCTTCCCAACCATCAACATTGAGCCTGACATCAAGCGCCTCCTTAAAGTTGCCATATAG
- the RAB15 gene encoding ras-related protein Rab-15 isoform X2, with amino-acid sequence MKTIEVDGIKVRIQIWDTAGQERYQTITKQYYRRAQGIFLVYDISSERSYQHIMKWVSDVDEYAPEGVQKILIGNKADEEQKRQVGREQGQQLAKEYGMDFYETSACTNLNIKESFTRLTELVLQAHRKELEGLRTRASNELALAELEEEEGKPEGPANSSKTCWC; translated from the exons ATGAAGACCATAGAGGTAGACGGCATCAAAGTGCGGATACAGATTTG GGACACTGCAGGGCAGGAGAGATACCAGACCATCACAAAGCAGTACTATCGGCGGGCCCAG GGGATATTTTTGGTCTACGACATTAGCAGCGAGCGCTCTTACCAGCACATCATGAAGTGGGTCAGTGACGTGGATGAG TACGCACCAGAAGGCGTCCAGAAGATCCTTATTGGGAATAAGGCCGACGAGGAGCAGAAACGGCAGGTGGGAAGAGAGCAAGGGCAGCAG CTGGCGAAGGAGTATGGCATGGACTTCTATGAAACAAGTGCCTGCACCAACCTCAACATTAAAGAG TCATTCACGCGTCTGACGGAGCTGGTGCTGCAGGCCCATAGGAAAGAGCTGGAAGGCCTCCGGACACGTGCCAGCAATGAGTTGGCATTGGcagagctggaggaggaggagggcaaaCCCGAGGGCCCAGCGAACTCTTCAAAAACCTGCTGGTGCTGA